The sequence below is a genomic window from Candidatus Methanoplasma termitum.
CGGGCGCAAGCCCGTCCAATATCTTTTTAATAGAAATCTGAGAGTCTGCACTTTTTGATCTTGTCGTTGTTAAAGACAGAATCCATGCTCATTTCGAGAATCATTATCCTTTCTTTTGTGTAGTCATCAAGCTCATATTTATCGCTGATCTCTTTTGACACTTCCAGATACTTCTTCACGCTGGCTTCGTGTACAGTAAGAGTAAGTTGGTTGCCGCATTTGCATATCCCGGACAGCGGGATCCTTCTGTACTTATCTCCGCATTTGGTACATCTCACGGTCTGCGTGCTGAAACTCCTCAGATTTCCTGCCATATCCGGCAGGAAGTGCTTGTTGATGACCTTGGTGGCAACATCCCTTTCATCCACTGCTCGTATCTTCTTTCCGAGGTAAAGTTGAGCATCCATCTTATCCGTCATACTCTCAAGTGTCGTATAAGCGGAATTTTTCGGACCTTCGGAGATATCGGAAGTGTCATGGGTGAATCCGAGCCCCTGATATTGTTTCTCTGTTCCTATGCGCCCCCCGACGAGGTCCATTATCTTTTCCAGTTCCTTCGGATCGCGCATTTCCATCGCAGCATTAAAAAATTCCAATGGATACGCCCTCAGGCAGTCGATATTGTGTGCCTCTTTGTCGATCTCGTTGGGGTCCAGTCTTGTGGTAAGGACAAGCGGAGCATCCATCAGACCTCCTCTTCTGTCGGGGAGGAACAGCCTTGAAAAATTCAACAGACCGTCAAGTGCCAGTATGACGCAGTCCTCATCCCCGTCGCAGTTCCTTCTCTTTGCCGCATGGAAGAACGGATGGCCGTAGCATCCCCTTATGTCGGAATATCCTATGATGCGGCAGAGGATGCAGCCGGACGTATGAGGTGCCAGACCGAACGTCAGATGTCCGATGAGACCCTCTCTTTTGCTGATATTGTAGTATCTTTTCATCCCGTATATCTTCTCAAGTTCGTCATCTATGTATTTGGACACCTTGACCAAGAAGTCTCCGCAATCTTTTGATGGGATTATATCCTGCACTTTCAATTCGCAGATCTGATCAACGCTTGTGAGGGGATCACCGTTCCAATCCCGGGAATATCCGAGCTCATTTGCCTTTTCGACACTGAGTCCGATCTCTCTGGGTCTGAAGTGGGTCAGCGGAACGTCGGTCATATCGTACCTTATCGTACCGTCCTTATAGACAGACACATCATTCTTCGCCCGCAGTATTCCCTTTTCGATTATCTCCGGGGTCTTGGTCCTGGAAATGAGCCCTTCGACACATTTCAGCTCATCCGGTTGGCTTTCCTTTAAACTTAAAAGCGCTTCGCGGTATTCGTCTGATAAATTGATGTTCAGCGTCGATTGGCCGCTGTTCCCATATGTTTTCTTTGCATTGGAGGGAAGGGTGTGGATCTTGCATTTCCTGCACCACGTACGGAATGTTATGTTCCCGCACATCGGGCACATTCGTTTTCCCACCTCGATGCTGAGAGTGGGCTCGGCATTCGAATTCAGATGAGGTGTTTTGGATTTGGATGCTTTTATCGCGGAATCGATGTCTCTCCCGTATTGCCCATCCCTTCCCACCGGGAACAGCGAATGGACCTTGGGACTCATTTCTCTTTCTTTCGCTTTCTCCGGACGCGCCATTCTTGTTCCGATGCGTGTTCTTGCCTTTGCGCGGATCTCGAATCCTGCCGCTTTGCTCACCGCGGATAACGAATCGTCCCCTTCAAGCTCCATCAAAGATGACAACCTTCCGTCTTTGACACAAAGACCCAGCCCGTCGATGAGAGGCATCGAATAAAGTTCGTCGATAACGACCTCTTCGCCCCTCACGCAATGTGTGGCGCAGAGATTCTCTAATATCCTCTTTGTGTCCGGTTCTTTGGGGATCACGAGATTGTTCTCGAATCTCCCCTCTGACAGTATCTTGGATCTAAGGAGGACAAGCATCTTCACGGGGACGTCATACCAGAACATGTTGAACTTCGGATGGAGCGGAACATCGAATTGTTTGCACATCTCCTTTGCGCGTTCGTATGTGGGGCTCTCCCAATCCTTTGGGAGCTCGGTCTTGGACATGATCGTTGCTTTATGCCATTCGGGCGAATATCCGCAGGGCACCAGGGGATGGTTGTTCTCGCTGAACTCGCCGAAGGGGACGAGGATCTCTCCGTTGTCCACGACCTCGGCCACTTCTTTGCTTACCGCTATGATCTCCTCTTTGGTCTGACAATGTATGAGGTCTCCGTTCTTCAGCAGTACGTATGGGCCGTCCAGGAGATCGCAGGGAGTCGCCACGCATGCCTTGCCTGGTCTTTCTATCTTTATCTGTGTGCCCAACGCCATGAATTCATCCATAGCATACATGCTGGCGGGGTTGAATGCCAATGCCGCAAGGCCCGTGGTCCTTGCCCTGCCGTATCTGAGTCTGAACCCTCCGACCGCACAAGGGTGTCCGAATATGGGCCTGCCCGCGACCAGGTCCTTAAGATATGTAAATGATTGTTGAACGGTCTTCCGTGCACTCTCATCGGTTTGGGCGGGCTTGTGCGCATCAACGTACTCACCGATGAATTCCCAGCCTTTGATCTGTAGTTTGTCCACGTGCTTCTTCAGTTTCGCCGCTTTTTGGCACATGCCCTCCGCAATAACAAGGCACGCTCCTCCTCTTACGCGATTCGTCTCGATCCTGGGAAGATCCCTGTATCCCGATATCTCGACGGTTTCCGTTCCTTCACCGTCAATGCATATGGGACAGTTCCTGACAATGAGGTCGATCTCTTGCGGCGTAGGTGAGAATTGAAGGTGTTGCTGTTGCTTATACAGCGGTATCTCTTCGTTGAATCTCGCTATCTCTTCTTTGGTGGGGATGTATCTCCCGATCTTGAGCGCCTGACGGACCATGTCGGCAATAAGGACGCTCATTGCTTGCCCTGTACCGCCTGCGGCGCGGATAGGTCCGGCAAAAATAAGGTCGATATAAGATGACCCGTCCGCATTGGTTTTGATCTTCGTGTCGGCAATTCCCTCAAGCGGCGCGACAAGTATCCCCTCTGTAAGGACGGCAAGACCGACCCTGATCGCGCGATCAACAACCTTTTCAAGGCTCTCTCCGGGCCTCCCGGCGATCTCTCCCGCGATCATCAGGGCAACGATCTCACGGTTGCCATGTATCTTGGTAAGTCTGCGTATGTCTTCTGCGACCCCGTCCACTCCGTAGTCTTTCAGAAGTTTCTCCACTCTCGAAGCAAGGTCCTCTGCCTGAGGTATCTCCACGAATGTCTCCGGATCCTTTCCGACGCTTCTCGCCGCTTCAGCGATAGTATAACACTCTTTGTTCTTTCTGGAAAGTGTTCTGAAATATTCCTTCATCTCTTCGCTTGCCGCAATCTCCCCCATGATCAAACCTCTTCCGACTCGACCGCCCTTTCTCTGAAAATGACCCTTACAAGGGAAAGTATCTTCTCGTTAAGTTTATCCATCCCATCCCCGGTCTCGGCAGAGAAACTGATATGGTCGTTCTCTCTTTTCAAAATGTCGCTTTTACTTTCAGCAACTATTATCGGTATGCCTGAGAAGTTCTTTTTCACAGAGTCCAGGAGGGAATTCTGTTTTTTCATATCATAGCCGCAGGTCTCAGAGGGATCAAGGATGAACACCATTACATCTGTCAGGTATCTCAAGGCAAGAACCGCCTGTTTCTCTATGTTGTTCCTATCATCGAATTCGCGGTCCAGGAGCCCGGGCGTATCTATTAATTGGAACACTCTCCAATCGTCCTTCACGTGGCCGATGATTATGCCCTTTGTGGTGAATGGGTAAGAAGCGATCTGAGGGGTGGCGGAGCTCATCTTTGCGACGAGGCTGCTCTTCCCCACGTTAGGGAAGCCCGCCACCACGACCGTAGGCACTTTCGGGTCCACCGCCGGTAATTTCCTGAATTTGTTCTTAGCTTCCTGCAGGAAAAGAAGGTCCTTATCGATCCTGTCTATGTAGGAGGACATTCTCCCGTAGAAGCTGTTCTTGTGACTTTCGATCATTGAGGCATCCTTTGTTCCGCGGATATCTCTCAGTGAATCGTTCTTGAGTTTCTCTATTCTGTTGGCGGCCCAATTCAGGGCCCCAAGCGATCTTTTGTATTGGTCGATACCGATGATAAGGTCGATGAGTTCTGGAAGGAAATCCTCTCTTTTTTCGATCCTTGGGAATTTTTCGATGTATCCGTTGATAGTGGTTGTAACGATATCGGCGGATGCGGTCACTTTGGCAAGAGCTGTCTTTTTCTTTCCATCCAACGCATCCGAGCCTTTCTTCGAGATCTTTGCGGCTCTTTTGAATGACTTATCCTTTAACTCATCCGCAGAAAGGACGGTCGGTATTTTGAAACTCACTCCGGCCATAGTGAGGTTATATGCATCACCTATAATTAACTCATGGATACCCTCCTTTTTTGCTGTGTGGCTATCATTAAATATCACACCGATGTGAAGGTCGCTTTCAGTACCCAAAGGTCCGATTCCAGCGTCATATCGGGATTTTGTGAAGGCGGTATCAGGACGGTGGGACAATCCATGATCAGCACTCCCGCGGTGACCTTCCACTTGCCGATGTCTTTGCCGAACACTCTGCAGAGACCGGAAACATTGGTGTCCACATGTATCCCGAGTTTCACTTCGGGGATCGACTCTATGTTCTTCAGGAAGAACGGCGCATCTATCCCGAAATATAACGTCACGCCGAGGTACAGGTTATCTGTCAGAACCTCTACCGGCTTCAGTCCGTACGGGTTCTCTATGTGCAGGAGCAGTGATTCTATTTCCCCCACAAGACATTTCAGTCCCTCCTCGATGAGTCCGGAATCAATGAAAAGCTCAATGCACACACCCCCGCAAATCGTCGACGTGTCATCCGCTATCTCCAACGACACAAAGATCGATGCTTCGATGAGACATCCGGCCAACATCTCGATTGCAGTATCGATCGCATCCATGATCGCGACCTTGAAGAACTCGGTAAGGTCATCGACGTTCTTCAGTGATTTCATCTTTGTCAGCGTCTTTACCGCAGAATCCTTCAATATCTTGATGAGCTGCACTTTAATCATCTCTCCGCCCAACACTCCGCCGCAGTTCCCGGTGCCCGGCGTACCCTCGGAAAAAGACCAGTCCATGGCAGCGTCGGCCGACCTCTGCCAAGTACGGCCATCGTTGTAAGAATCGCTCTTCACAGGGGTCATGTCGACCTCTTCACCGTTCGGCGAGACAAGGGTCACGTATTCTTTTGAGTTATTGAGGAAAGATCCCGGCAGGTAGACAACCTCTCTCTGCCCGGGCATAAGGCTCAGACCGGTTATATTGTATACTTTGGTGACGGGGTTGGAACCAGCACGAATCGTATACCCTTCAAGATCCACTCTCGAACTTGTCGCATTCAGCAATTCCACCCATTCGTTGCCTTTATCATCACCGGACGGATTCAACTCGAACTCGTTGATCAGCATCCCGAATTTGAATGGGATGTTGTACTTCAGATCTATTCCCGCATCTATCTCCGCTTTTAGCCCGGGGATGGGCAGCGGAATGTTCGATAGTATGGCACCGAGCCCCGGCACATCAGAGAGACAGAAATCTGTATGTTGGTATTGTACCAGATCCGGCAGGATCACATCGAATTGAATGCCCCTTACATGTCCGCTTATACTTATCATGTGCGGCGTCGACTTCATCAGCGGGTCGAAATAAGCATAAACGTCCCAACTTCCGCCGGTTATTCTGGCATCTCCCGTCAGGATCAGCTGTTTGGTGGAGCCGGAACCTTTTTGTTTGATGTTAAGCGAACAAGAGACCTTGAGATGGAATATCTCTCCGCTCAGAACTATCGTCAACAGATCCTTTGTGTTGTTCGCAAGGGTA
It includes:
- a CDS encoding NOG1 family protein, translating into MAGVSFKIPTVLSADELKDKSFKRAAKISKKGSDALDGKKKTALAKVTASADIVTTTINGYIEKFPRIEKREDFLPELIDLIIGIDQYKRSLGALNWAANRIEKLKNDSLRDIRGTKDASMIESHKNSFYGRMSSYIDRIDKDLLFLQEAKNKFRKLPAVDPKVPTVVVAGFPNVGKSSLVAKMSSATPQIASYPFTTKGIIIGHVKDDWRVFQLIDTPGLLDREFDDRNNIEKQAVLALRYLTDVMVFILDPSETCGYDMKKQNSLLDSVKKNFSGIPIIVAESKSDILKRENDHISFSAETGDGMDKLNEKILSLVRVIFRERAVESEEV
- a CDS encoding DNA polymerase II large subunit, with amino-acid sequence MGEIAASEEMKEYFRTLSRKNKECYTIAEAARSVGKDPETFVEIPQAEDLASRVEKLLKDYGVDGVAEDIRRLTKIHGNREIVALMIAGEIAGRPGESLEKVVDRAIRVGLAVLTEGILVAPLEGIADTKIKTNADGSSYIDLIFAGPIRAAGGTGQAMSVLIADMVRQALKIGRYIPTKEEIARFNEEIPLYKQQQHLQFSPTPQEIDLIVRNCPICIDGEGTETVEISGYRDLPRIETNRVRGGACLVIAEGMCQKAAKLKKHVDKLQIKGWEFIGEYVDAHKPAQTDESARKTVQQSFTYLKDLVAGRPIFGHPCAVGGFRLRYGRARTTGLAALAFNPASMYAMDEFMALGTQIKIERPGKACVATPCDLLDGPYVLLKNGDLIHCQTKEEIIAVSKEVAEVVDNGEILVPFGEFSENNHPLVPCGYSPEWHKATIMSKTELPKDWESPTYERAKEMCKQFDVPLHPKFNMFWYDVPVKMLVLLRSKILSEGRFENNLVIPKEPDTKRILENLCATHCVRGEEVVIDELYSMPLIDGLGLCVKDGRLSSLMELEGDDSLSAVSKAAGFEIRAKARTRIGTRMARPEKAKEREMSPKVHSLFPVGRDGQYGRDIDSAIKASKSKTPHLNSNAEPTLSIEVGKRMCPMCGNITFRTWCRKCKIHTLPSNAKKTYGNSGQSTLNINLSDEYREALLSLKESQPDELKCVEGLISRTKTPEIIEKGILRAKNDVSVYKDGTIRYDMTDVPLTHFRPREIGLSVEKANELGYSRDWNGDPLTSVDQICELKVQDIIPSKDCGDFLVKVSKYIDDELEKIYGMKRYYNISKREGLIGHLTFGLAPHTSGCILCRIIGYSDIRGCYGHPFFHAAKRRNCDGDEDCVILALDGLLNFSRLFLPDRRGGLMDAPLVLTTRLDPNEIDKEAHNIDCLRAYPLEFFNAAMEMRDPKELEKIMDLVGGRIGTEKQYQGLGFTHDTSDISEGPKNSAYTTLESMTDKMDAQLYLGKKIRAVDERDVATKVINKHFLPDMAGNLRSFSTQTVRCTKCGDKYRRIPLSGICKCGNQLTLTVHEASVKKYLEVSKEISDKYELDDYTKERIMILEMSMDSVFNNDKIKKCRLSDFY